A region from the Salicibibacter cibarius genome encodes:
- a CDS encoding FAD-dependent oxidoreductase has product MEDLKMLFSPLKLRHLTVKNRIAVTAHATGMNPTGHPSDQFIAYNAEKAKNGVGLLITMGSASVHPTAPNTDWGGINNWDESIVPDLKKMSEAIKPHDTVLIAQISHKGRRSSRDVTWLPIYAPSDIPEDVHQDMPHVIQPEEIDWLVDAYAQAALRLKKGGFDGAEISAAHGHLIDAFWSPISNTRTDEYGGSLENRMRFGMKVIDAVRDAVGDDFIVGLRMTGDELIEDGLTNEGLQEIAMRVAETDKIDYLNVIGSVGTTEYHQALTVPSMNYPLGVFSGLAGAIRSYLHDAGYDIPVLGSGRIVHPQQAEQVLEEGQADFVGMNRALIADEEMPKKTEEGRMDDIRLCMGANEGCIARIYAGKTMTCVQNPVIGREEELASWAPADKQKNFVIVGGGPAGLETARMAALRGHQVTLMEKDDQLGGQIRLAASTPNRDSYATSVEWLEGQARKLGVDIQTGKEATVDNVLELNPDAVVVATGSEGREPVHLPGGDDPIVVTAREVLEGTADVGDQVLFVDDNHHQEGLSTAEVLAEQGHEVTVISAAWFAGNEVDMTMRPDLYARLDNLGVTIQPLTKVKEIQPDGIALVEHYQSHREWEMGPFDSIVYAAKGVANDELRHQLKEKVAELHYIGDAFAARGLHDAVLEGTRVARQV; this is encoded by the coding sequence GTGGAAGACCTTAAAATGTTGTTCAGTCCTTTGAAACTTCGACATTTGACGGTGAAGAATCGGATCGCGGTCACGGCACATGCGACCGGCATGAACCCGACCGGTCATCCATCGGATCAGTTCATCGCTTATAACGCGGAGAAAGCCAAGAACGGGGTCGGACTATTAATTACGATGGGATCTGCTTCCGTTCATCCGACGGCCCCCAACACGGATTGGGGCGGCATTAATAACTGGGATGAAAGCATTGTCCCCGATTTGAAAAAAATGTCCGAGGCTATTAAACCTCATGACACCGTTCTCATTGCACAAATCAGCCATAAAGGCCGGCGTTCCAGCCGTGATGTTACTTGGCTCCCGATTTATGCACCTTCCGATATACCGGAAGACGTCCATCAGGATATGCCGCACGTTATTCAACCCGAAGAGATTGATTGGCTCGTCGATGCTTACGCCCAGGCTGCCCTTCGCCTGAAAAAAGGCGGTTTTGACGGAGCGGAAATTTCCGCGGCACACGGCCATCTAATCGATGCATTCTGGTCGCCGATCTCGAATACGAGAACCGATGAATATGGCGGCAGCCTGGAAAACCGGATGCGTTTTGGCATGAAAGTGATTGACGCCGTCCGAGACGCGGTCGGGGATGATTTTATCGTCGGTTTGCGGATGACCGGAGATGAATTAATTGAAGATGGCTTGACGAACGAGGGTTTACAAGAGATTGCCATGCGAGTTGCAGAAACGGACAAAATCGATTATCTAAATGTTATCGGTTCCGTCGGTACAACCGAATATCATCAAGCATTAACGGTGCCGTCAATGAATTATCCGTTAGGGGTGTTTTCAGGGCTAGCCGGTGCGATTCGATCGTATTTGCACGATGCCGGTTACGACATACCAGTGCTCGGGAGCGGCAGAATCGTTCATCCGCAACAAGCCGAACAAGTTCTTGAAGAAGGGCAGGCCGATTTTGTCGGGATGAATCGGGCGTTGATTGCCGATGAAGAGATGCCGAAGAAAACGGAAGAAGGTCGGATGGATGATATTCGTCTATGTATGGGCGCCAATGAAGGCTGTATTGCCCGCATTTATGCAGGAAAAACGATGACGTGTGTGCAAAACCCGGTTATCGGTCGCGAGGAAGAACTGGCATCATGGGCGCCTGCCGACAAGCAAAAGAATTTCGTCATTGTCGGAGGGGGGCCGGCGGGGCTGGAAACAGCACGCATGGCTGCCCTTCGTGGCCATCAAGTGACATTGATGGAAAAGGACGATCAGCTCGGTGGACAAATACGCCTGGCAGCGAGTACGCCGAACCGGGATTCCTATGCCACTTCCGTTGAATGGCTGGAAGGGCAAGCGCGGAAACTCGGCGTTGATATTCAAACCGGTAAAGAAGCGACCGTTGATAATGTTCTTGAATTGAATCCCGATGCTGTTGTCGTCGCAACCGGATCAGAGGGACGGGAGCCCGTTCATCTCCCGGGAGGGGATGATCCGATCGTTGTCACGGCACGGGAGGTATTGGAGGGTACGGCTGATGTAGGGGATCAAGTTTTGTTCGTTGATGATAACCATCACCAGGAAGGGTTGTCGACAGCAGAGGTTCTTGCGGAACAGGGGCATGAAGTGACTGTGATTTCGGCGGCTTGGTTTGCCGGCAATGAGGTTGACATGACGATGAGACCTGATTTGTATGCACGCCTCGATAACCTTGGGGTAACAATTCAGCCTTTAACAAAGGTAAAAGAAATTCAGCCCGATGGAATCGCCCTTGTGGAACACTATCAATCTCATCGTGAATGGGAAATGGGGCCTTTTGATTCGATTGTCTATGCCGCCAAAGGTGTTGCAAATGACGAATTGCGCCATCAACTGAAAGAGAAGGTAGCGGAATTACATTATATCGGGGATGCGTTTGCTGCCCGCGGTTTGCATGATGCCGTTCTGGAAGGGACACGGGTGGCGCGGCAAGTTTAA
- a CDS encoding methylenetetrahydrofolate reductase produces the protein MMNRQSSVELFEQMSEPRFEVIPTHNIVERATEALPSHAMLSITCSPTKGVDTTVETAIALAPRFARVVPHIAARMIRSEEHLDAVIDVLHAHDVDEIFVVGGDQDQALGPYRHGLDLLQSLATREHGIRRIGIPAYPEGNPNIDNDTLAKDLLAKAPFAHYAVTQMCFDPDKVLAWLRRQREAGLELPFYLGIPGPVKPDKLVRIATRIGVTDSLRFLRKNLKLTGKLLRGYDASGLMNAYTPHLNDPDYGIAGFHMYSFNELNSLKKIFGRIAI, from the coding sequence ATGATGAATCGACAATCGTCGGTTGAATTGTTTGAACAAATGAGTGAGCCACGCTTCGAAGTTATACCCACGCACAACATCGTTGAGCGAGCCACGGAGGCGCTTCCGTCTCACGCTATGTTGTCGATTACCTGTTCGCCGACGAAAGGGGTCGACACTACGGTCGAAACGGCAATTGCATTGGCTCCTCGGTTTGCCCGAGTCGTCCCCCATATTGCGGCGCGAATGATCCGGAGTGAAGAACACCTTGACGCGGTGATTGATGTGCTCCATGCTCACGATGTGGATGAGATCTTTGTCGTCGGAGGCGATCAGGACCAAGCTTTAGGCCCGTACCGTCATGGCCTTGATCTGTTGCAATCCCTGGCCACACGCGAGCATGGGATACGCCGCATTGGCATTCCGGCATATCCCGAAGGGAACCCGAATATTGATAATGACACCCTTGCCAAGGACCTTTTGGCGAAAGCGCCTTTCGCACATTACGCCGTAACGCAGATGTGCTTCGATCCCGACAAAGTCCTTGCTTGGTTGCGGCGGCAGCGTGAAGCCGGTCTGGAGTTGCCGTTCTACTTGGGGATTCCCGGACCGGTAAAACCGGATAAGCTCGTCCGTATTGCAACCCGTATCGGTGTGACCGACTCGCTTCGCTTCCTGAGAAAAAATCTGAAATTGACGGGGAAACTGTTGCGCGGTTATGACGCCTCCGGTTTGATGAACGCCTACACTCCGCACTTAAATGATCCGGACTATGGGATTGCCGGCTTTCATATGTATTCTTTTAACGAACTAAACTCCCTTAAAAAAATTTTCGGGCGTATAGCTATATGA
- a CDS encoding electron transfer flavoprotein subunit alpha/FixB family protein — translation MVDEKENTADPEIWVLAERQGKKWQSVTLELLDDAAVLAKRAKWQVAVFVFAKPMDVTDKDCEELAAHGANHVYLMENDDFCEPNGPQKYWAVLENFFVGAKPRLLLAPSTPLWVECVSWLMARWDGTVVSDGVSFKLSPDGDLSVTRYAWRGEAQMTLSLGKDHPWCVCLRPDVAGVGKGNSRAKAEITRRQELSDNNEGVNVKEVFSPDPGDIDLLEADRIVAGGRGLNGAEGFQLLEGLANQLEAGVGATRVAVDLGWVPYSRQIGQTGKAVKPRLYIALGISGASQHVDGMSGSEVIIAINNDPNAHIFKLCHLGFVGEAEPIMQALMKALDPKLESSELVAASKGK, via the coding sequence ATGGTTGATGAAAAGGAAAATACTGCAGACCCTGAGATCTGGGTACTGGCGGAACGCCAGGGGAAGAAATGGCAGAGTGTCACATTGGAGCTCCTTGACGATGCGGCTGTTCTCGCGAAAAGAGCCAAGTGGCAAGTCGCGGTGTTTGTTTTTGCGAAACCGATGGACGTGACGGACAAAGATTGTGAGGAACTCGCCGCCCACGGGGCAAATCACGTTTATCTCATGGAAAACGATGATTTTTGCGAACCGAACGGCCCCCAAAAATATTGGGCTGTGTTGGAGAATTTTTTTGTGGGTGCAAAGCCGCGCCTGCTTCTGGCACCGTCTACACCCTTATGGGTCGAGTGTGTCAGTTGGTTGATGGCACGTTGGGATGGAACGGTCGTTTCTGATGGCGTGAGTTTCAAGTTGTCGCCGGACGGAGATCTAAGTGTGACGCGATATGCCTGGCGCGGTGAAGCACAAATGACATTATCCCTCGGAAAAGATCATCCTTGGTGTGTATGCCTGCGCCCGGATGTTGCAGGTGTGGGCAAAGGGAATTCACGGGCAAAAGCGGAAATTACGCGTCGGCAAGAACTTAGCGATAACAATGAAGGTGTAAACGTTAAAGAGGTGTTCTCCCCGGATCCGGGTGACATTGATTTATTGGAAGCGGATCGGATTGTTGCCGGTGGTCGCGGGCTCAACGGGGCAGAAGGGTTTCAGTTGTTGGAAGGTCTTGCAAATCAGTTGGAAGCCGGGGTAGGGGCAACGCGTGTGGCGGTTGATTTAGGTTGGGTTCCATATAGTCGCCAGATCGGGCAAACCGGCAAAGCCGTAAAGCCCCGGTTGTATATCGCGCTCGGAATATCGGGGGCTTCTCAACATGTTGACGGAATGAGCGGATCGGAAGTCATCATCGCCATTAACAATGACCCGAATGCCCATATCTTCAAACTTTGCCATCTTGGATTTGTAGGGGAGGCTGAACCGATTATGCAGGCGTTAATGAAAGCGTTGGATCCAAAGTTGGAATCATCCGAATTGGTGGCGGCCTCAAAAGGAAAGTGA
- a CDS encoding formate--tetrahydrofolate ligase: MKSDVEIAQSATMKPIEEVAEKMGVGRSKLELYGDYKAKINEDQQIRFENKGNGKLILMTGISPTPAGEGKTTTCIGLADALQKTGKNAAVAIREPSVGPVFGMKGGAAGGGYSQVVPMEDINLHFTGDFHAISAANNLLAAMIDNHIHHGNPLNIDTRKIKWKRVLDMNDRQLRHIVDGLNGKANGTPREDGFDITVASEIMAIFCLANNIEDLKEKLKNIVIGYTIDDAPVTAGQLKAHGAMAALLKDALKPNLVQTLEHTPAFVHGGPFANIAHGCNSIQATKTALNYADYVVTEAGFGSDLGAEKFMNIKCRLSGIRPSATVVVATVRALKLHGGISKTELEKENLQALEKGLPNLLQHLDIMQETFGVSTVVAINKFPTDSEAELEKIEEKCREQGVKVVLSDVWANGGSGGEELAQEVVRLADRGSQTTFTYDLKDSILKKIEKIVQKVYGGKGIELTGNAEKEIQRLEALGYGDLPVCMAKTPYSFSDDPTKIGRPSDFKITIRDVKLSAGAGFIVMLTGNIMTMPGLPKSPSADSIDVDEDGRIVGLF, encoded by the coding sequence ATGAAATCAGATGTAGAAATTGCGCAATCTGCAACGATGAAACCGATTGAAGAGGTTGCCGAAAAAATGGGCGTGGGGCGCAGTAAGCTTGAATTATACGGAGACTACAAAGCAAAAATTAACGAAGATCAGCAGATAAGGTTCGAGAATAAGGGGAATGGAAAATTAATTCTTATGACGGGCATTAGTCCAACACCTGCCGGTGAAGGAAAAACGACCACTTGCATCGGTTTGGCTGATGCCCTTCAAAAAACAGGAAAAAATGCGGCTGTTGCAATAAGGGAACCTTCCGTAGGCCCTGTGTTTGGTATGAAAGGTGGAGCAGCAGGAGGCGGTTATTCCCAGGTCGTGCCTATGGAAGATATCAATTTGCATTTCACCGGTGATTTTCACGCGATCAGTGCGGCGAATAATTTATTGGCTGCCATGATCGATAATCATATCCACCATGGGAATCCATTGAATATTGACACTCGTAAAATTAAATGGAAACGAGTGCTCGATATGAACGACCGGCAACTTCGTCATATCGTCGATGGTCTAAACGGAAAAGCAAACGGAACGCCACGTGAAGATGGATTTGATATTACGGTCGCTTCGGAAATTATGGCGATCTTTTGTTTGGCAAATAACATCGAAGATTTAAAAGAAAAGTTAAAAAATATTGTCATAGGCTATACAATAGATGATGCCCCTGTTACCGCGGGTCAATTGAAAGCACATGGAGCGATGGCCGCTTTATTGAAAGATGCTTTAAAACCGAATCTTGTACAAACGTTGGAACACACACCGGCATTTGTTCACGGCGGACCTTTTGCCAATATAGCCCACGGGTGCAATAGTATACAAGCGACAAAAACGGCGCTGAACTATGCGGATTATGTTGTGACTGAAGCTGGATTCGGCTCCGATCTGGGAGCGGAAAAGTTTATGAATATTAAATGCCGCCTGTCAGGCATAAGGCCATCTGCCACTGTTGTCGTTGCCACAGTTAGAGCATTGAAGTTGCATGGCGGCATTTCAAAAACCGAGTTGGAAAAAGAAAATCTCCAAGCACTTGAGAAAGGGCTGCCCAATTTATTGCAACATCTGGATATCATGCAAGAAACATTCGGCGTATCAACGGTTGTGGCCATCAATAAATTTCCAACGGACAGCGAAGCGGAGTTGGAAAAAATAGAAGAAAAATGCCGAGAGCAAGGTGTAAAAGTCGTGCTTTCCGATGTATGGGCGAACGGTGGCTCAGGTGGTGAGGAACTGGCTCAGGAAGTTGTTCGACTGGCCGATCGCGGAAGCCAAACCACATTTACTTATGACTTGAAAGATTCTATTCTTAAGAAAATCGAAAAGATTGTCCAAAAGGTATACGGTGGAAAAGGGATTGAACTTACAGGAAATGCGGAAAAAGAAATTCAGAGGCTGGAAGCGTTAGGGTATGGAGACCTTCCGGTATGTATGGCAAAAACACCCTATTCATTTTCCGACGATCCGACGAAAATAGGGCGGCCAAGTGATTTTAAAATTACGATAAGGGATGTGAAACTTTCAGCAGGAGCAGGATTCATTGTTATGTTAACCGGCAACATTATGACGATGCCGGGGCTTCCCAAATCCCCTTCAGCCGATTCCATTGATGTGGATGAAGATGGGAGAATTGTTGGGTTATTTTGA
- a CDS encoding glycine cleavage T C-terminal barrel domain-containing protein — MSVEVKSEFKTSNDLEVLGMQRNVPVNLRQSGDNGSRMLISQRVRKSPFWHLSQEAGCWCYTVYNNMYHPRAYVPLEEGGLLKEYEYLTEHVTLWNVAVERQIQVKGPDAAKLVDLAITRPVEKVKVGKARYVILCNEEGGIINDPVLLRPAEDEFWFSLSDSDVALWLQALNVSSKFDCTVHEIDVAPVQIQGPKSTAFMYDLFGEQIHDVPYYGLLESEVNGCPVIVSRTGFSAEAGYEIYLYDASINAERLWNHLLDAGEAHNLKVIAPGHIRRIEAGILSYGQDLDLETNPYQVGLAWQVDLNKSEFVGKEALARIKSEGVTSKLAGLKFGGKQIDWYPADFYLVYAENESKPVGYITSAFYSPTQGCNIGYAMLPTSLGTVGTQLEVHLPEPYAGGRVTAEVAETPFKPPEFPGTGLAETGRKL, encoded by the coding sequence ATGTCTGTTGAGGTGAAATCAGAGTTCAAGACGTCAAACGATCTCGAGGTACTGGGCATGCAGAGGAATGTCCCGGTTAATCTGCGCCAAAGTGGGGACAACGGTTCACGCATGCTAATCTCACAAAGGGTGCGCAAGTCCCCTTTTTGGCATCTCTCTCAGGAAGCCGGCTGTTGGTGCTATACGGTTTATAACAACATGTACCACCCGCGCGCCTATGTTCCTTTGGAGGAAGGAGGGCTCCTTAAAGAATACGAATATCTCACCGAACACGTCACCCTTTGGAATGTCGCGGTAGAACGGCAGATTCAAGTGAAAGGTCCCGATGCCGCCAAGCTGGTCGACTTGGCCATCACTCGCCCGGTTGAGAAAGTCAAAGTGGGAAAGGCCCGTTACGTTATCTTGTGCAACGAAGAAGGCGGAATCATAAATGATCCTGTCCTCCTTCGCCCGGCTGAAGATGAATTTTGGTTCTCCCTCTCCGACAGCGACGTGGCCCTGTGGCTACAGGCGCTAAATGTCTCGAGCAAATTTGATTGCACGGTGCACGAAATCGATGTTGCCCCTGTGCAGATTCAAGGCCCGAAATCAACAGCTTTCATGTACGATCTGTTTGGCGAGCAAATTCACGACGTCCCTTACTACGGACTGCTGGAGAGCGAAGTAAACGGTTGCCCGGTCATCGTTTCCCGTACAGGATTCTCGGCTGAGGCCGGCTATGAGATCTACCTCTACGACGCCAGCATCAATGCCGAACGGCTCTGGAACCATCTTCTCGACGCCGGCGAAGCCCATAATTTAAAAGTGATTGCCCCTGGTCACATCCGTCGGATCGAAGCGGGCATCCTCTCCTACGGTCAGGACTTGGATCTGGAAACTAATCCATACCAAGTCGGATTGGCCTGGCAAGTGGACTTGAATAAATCTGAATTCGTGGGCAAGGAAGCACTGGCTCGCATCAAAAGCGAGGGTGTCACCAGCAAGCTGGCAGGGCTGAAGTTTGGCGGCAAACAAATCGACTGGTATCCTGCCGATTTCTACCTCGTCTACGCTGAAAATGAGTCGAAGCCGGTCGGCTACATCACATCCGCCTTTTATTCGCCGACCCAAGGGTGTAATATTGGTTATGCGATGTTGCCCACCTCGCTCGGCACGGTCGGCACTCAGCTTGAAGTGCACCTTCCCGAGCCATATGCCGGCGGGCGCGTTACGGCAGAGGTAGCAGAAACGCCTTTCAAGCCCCCCGAGTTCCCCGGCACGGGATTGGCTGAGACCGGAAGAAAGCTTTAA